One segment of Natronosalvus halobius DNA contains the following:
- the citZ gene encoding citrate synthase has product MADDLKKGLEGVLVAESQLSSIDGDAGRLIYRGYPIEDLAEGASYEEVLYLLWHGQLPDAGELESFTDAMVAERAVDDAILEAVRSLAEADETPMAALRTATSMLSAMESESDAGAEDFEASLRKGRRITAKIPTVLAAFERFRQGEEPVDPDPNLGHAANFLYMFTGEEPDDVAAETFDQALILHADHGLNASTFTAMVIGSTMADVYSSLTGGIGALSGPLHGGANQDVMEVLFEIEESHLDPRDWVEQATEEGRRIPGFGHRVYNVKDPRAKILQRRSEELAETGDDTWYEITTTIEDYLTEEKGLVEKGIAPNVDFYSGSVYYQLGIPIDTYTPIFAMSRAGGWIAHVLEYQRDNRLIRPRARYTGPEDQTFVPLEER; this is encoded by the coding sequence ATGGCTGACGATCTGAAGAAAGGGCTCGAGGGTGTGTTGGTCGCCGAATCCCAGCTCAGTTCGATCGACGGTGACGCCGGTCGACTGATCTACCGCGGGTACCCGATCGAGGACCTCGCGGAGGGAGCCAGCTACGAGGAGGTACTCTACTTGCTCTGGCACGGCCAGCTCCCCGACGCGGGCGAACTCGAGTCGTTCACCGACGCGATGGTTGCCGAGCGGGCCGTCGACGACGCCATCCTGGAGGCCGTTCGCAGCCTGGCCGAGGCCGACGAGACGCCGATGGCTGCACTTCGGACCGCGACGTCGATGCTCTCGGCGATGGAATCCGAGAGCGACGCCGGTGCCGAGGATTTCGAGGCCTCGCTACGAAAGGGACGCCGGATCACCGCCAAGATCCCGACCGTCCTGGCCGCTTTCGAGCGCTTCCGCCAGGGCGAGGAGCCGGTCGACCCCGACCCCAATCTCGGACACGCGGCGAACTTCCTCTACATGTTCACGGGCGAGGAACCCGACGACGTCGCCGCCGAAACGTTCGACCAGGCGCTCATCCTCCACGCTGACCACGGCCTGAACGCCTCGACGTTCACCGCGATGGTCATCGGTTCGACGATGGCCGACGTCTACAGTTCGTTGACCGGCGGCATCGGGGCGCTCTCGGGGCCGCTTCACGGCGGGGCCAACCAGGACGTCATGGAGGTTCTCTTCGAGATCGAAGAGAGCCACCTCGATCCACGCGACTGGGTCGAGCAGGCGACCGAGGAGGGTCGGCGCATTCCCGGCTTCGGCCACCGCGTCTACAACGTCAAGGACCCCCGCGCGAAGATTCTGCAGCGACGAAGCGAGGAACTCGCCGAAACCGGCGACGACACCTGGTACGAGATCACCACGACCATCGAGGACTACCTCACCGAGGAGAAGGGCCTCGTCGAGAAGGGGATCGCCCCCAACGTCGACTTCTACTCCGGGTCGGTCTACTACCAGCTTGGTATCCCAATCGACACGTACACGCCCATCTTCGCGATGAGCCGCGCCGGCGGCTGGATCGCCCACGTGCTCGAGTACCAGCGCGACAATCGACTCATCCGCCCGCGAGCGCGCTACACGGGTCCCGAGGACCAGACGTTCGTGCCGCTCGAGGAGCGGTAG